The following is a genomic window from Pecten maximus chromosome 19, xPecMax1.1, whole genome shotgun sequence.
GCTATCAACATTTATAGTTCAGCAACATTTATAATTCAGCTATCAACATTAATAGTTCAGATATCAACATTGATAGTTCAGCTATCAACATTTATAGTTTAGCTATCAATATTTATAGTTCAGCTATCAACATTTATAGTTTAGCTATCAACATTCATAGTTCACTAAGTTCAGCTATCGACAATTAACACAAGTGTTTTGATTTCCGAGAAACTGGTTGAATCGTTATAACCACACAATGGCAATCAACCGGGTCAGGGGAGTTAACcctataaaatattttacaaatagtCCAGGTgggaaaaaaatagaaaacaaaaacaagtatTTACCTTCTGTTGACGCTGGGATATACTATGTGTATCTCCCAGTGTCGCGTGTTTGGTCATCTCCTTTAGATCTTCTCATGATCATTATTCATCTGAATGAGACACGTTTACTTCCGGGATCAAGACACCTCATTGTGCTGCTAATAAAATCTGTGGTACATATTAAGtggctgtttttttttaaatcttcgtTAAGTTACAGTTCCGAATCTCTTTCTCGGAAATATTACACTTTGTATGATTTAACTAGAAACAATCCATATGTGTAGTCCTATACTTCATCTGAACACGCACGATTACCTGAGACTAATCGAATGTTGATGACAACATGGAAGGTGGGCGGGGGTTTCAATTTTTAATGACTAATTTggatatattacaaatacaatgaattgttaaatataattatctttttatagTATGAATTATGAgttaataaaaatgattttcgTTGTATAAGATAATGCCTTACGTCGATAAGTGTACACAATAATAGCAAATAACTTTAAATCCGGATGCTGATGACCAGtatcttgttttaattttagtttACATATCCTATTTCCGCTTTCGTTTCTGTGTGTCAACATTGCAACACAAACTGTAAATAGGCGAAATTTTGTCCTTTTTCCTggtttcaaaacaaatatcaatcaTGGGGAACTGTTGTGGAAAGAGAAAGGACTACAAACATGTTAAAACGGACGAAAACGAAATCGCAGATCTCGAAAACTTAGAAAATTCACAAGCTGTCACTGTCGGCACACAACAGAGGCTGGAATTCGTCATTGAGGAAGAAAGAAGCGAGGTAACAACGGCCAAATAAAAATGGATTAAATACGTCTATACCGTGATACTATAAAACATCTCTCGCCTGATCAATAGttatttcagttaaaattcTGTGTAAACCATATTTTATCCCCAATCACTGTGCCAGTCAATCACTGTTCACTGTTTGGACCAGACAacaatttttagaaaaaaagtcGTGAATATTTGAACACAAAATAAGAATGATTAATTTTCTATCAAGATACATGCATGGTTTCCGATGTATTAACCacattataacaaaaacctCACATTTCACAGCATTGATTGAATGTTAGTTATAATGTAAACCTTTAgtctgagtttcctctggccctgacaccatgtctggtgtagggccagagcacactactatatgaaaacatggaattctccgacaccacttggtgtcgctaagattttgggTGCTAACACAATAAAATCGGGcctgacataacacctaccttacatatggataaatgagatatttatttgtatacacaaaacacccatttagttcCATATTGGTGTTCTATTCCATCCGTATAGACACTAACTTTAAGCTTGCAAATTTACACAATGttgacctgccattttgtaaATGACAGTGCAACTAACCACCTGAATCGGAATGCAATGGACCCAAAAGACCAAATattatttattgtgtttttcttcttacataGTTTAAAgcaagaaaactaagcttatgATTTtccaaaacatgttatatttaatacaagaatacattatttacaaattataagCAGTTAACCTATAGAAAtaaattttgaagtttttttcttttcgcttCATCGCGCAGTGGTAGGATGATTAGGGCGCCCGCAACCTACATAGTGTGCAATATGGTGTCAAGTAAAGTGTGAAATTTACTTATGTATAAAGGGTCTTTAAAGGAAAAGAAGATTTGactttgataattttaatgatgAAAGATGGAAAACAAATTATGTCATTTTCATTTGTGGCGCTATACTACTTACCATTTGGTGGTTTACATTGGTAGTAATTTAACTGCATCGAAAATGATACTGACTGGAGCAAGGAGGGGAAATTAACATTCATATGATGTAAATTAGTTGGAGAAAGTAACCTACTATGGTTAGTTTTGATGTTAAAAATTTTGAAGGTTCTGTAAATTATATCCAGCTTAATTTATTCAACTTATAACTGTCTTGTTGGCATTGATGCTGGATGGAAACACAGAGAGGGTCTAAATGTGGATGGAAACTTgagaaaatctttaaaaaaacacTTATAATTTTCACATGTAATCAGGGAATCCTGCAAGAGGTTCCATGCTTGAATCAGGGTCCCGACCTAGGCTTCTCtccaaaaatatatatatcatctgaGAATCAGACCATAATCTCAAAGTTTTCaacaattcatttttatttaccAGGACCCTTTACATGTGGAGCCCCCTGCCTTACTGAAAACAGAGCATGTGTCAGATCCAGAGGACACAATGGACTTCCCTTTTTTTCGAGATCAAAAAACCATCAATCACATTCAGAAATGTCagacaatgtttataatgagaGGTCCTCCAGGAAGTGGGAAATCCAGTCTGGTGCGTCAAATGGAATCTATTTACAAATTGCCAGTTGTGTGTTCAGCTGATAACTACTTCATGAACGAAGATGGTCAGTACAAGTTCAACGCCAGTCACTTACCTTATGCTCACAAGGACTGCCAAGAAAAGGCGAAGGCAGCCTGTAGTCGTGGTAACAAGGTTGTTGTTATTGACAACACAAACATAAAACGATGGGAAATGAAACCTTACATAGACACGGCAAAGGCAAACCAGTATGTTGTGATAATCGTTGAGCCAAGGACAAAGTGGCGCTTTGATGCTGAAGAGTTAGCCAAGAGGAACAGTCATGGCGTAAAGGCAGATGATATACGAAAGAAAATAAGTGGCTACCAGGAAAATGCTCCATACTATTTTGGATGGTTTCTCACAGTTAGTGACTCTGTACAATTAAAAGATATAGCAAAAGATTGTGTGATAGAGTCAGTGAAAAGTTACCCAGAAATTAGAGACAAAATGTTCCCAAACATTGAATCGTTAGCAGGTAAGTTTTCAGCTGTACAAGAAATTATGAAGTCAGTCATTTGAGAaaagtgtttgatattttactcTGCATCAAATTGTTGAAGTAGATATTTTGCCTAATCTTGTCACATGTAAATTTTGTAATTCAATTTCCCCTTGGATTGCAGAATGGTATGAGTTATGTATATAGAAATTTGttcagagttatggcccttccTTATTTTTGATACCAATGTTAAAATTTATCAGTAAGGTTTTGGAATGTAGATTGCTTATAGGACTAAGTGTTGATGTTATGAGACATACAGTTCTATTGAGTTATTTATTGATAACTAAGAGGAAGTCTCTCACTTTTCTAATTGAAATCCTGACATTTCAGACTTGACTGAGGAGATGGTATACCAGTACTTCAGCTTACAAAATGAAGAGACACCATGCCTGTTACACTGCACAGCGAAATTCATAGGAAATCCTAAAAATCCTGTCCCACGCCGGGCCGAGTATCTTCAACGAGATGACGTGAAAGCTGCCTGTGGTAAAGTGTTTGAGCTGACCATCACAGGAATCACGATTACACCACGTACTATAGGGGCAAAGGTCATTCTCACAACTGCACAGTGTAAACTTTTCGATAAACCAGAGGAGGAAGAACGAGACAAATTTTTAGCATCCTCAACAAATAGATTGAACTCCCTGGGACAAGAAACCGCGACAAGCACTCTTGAACGAGGCAGGAGTGCTCATATAACCATTGCTGCTGCAGATGGTGTTAAAAATGTCCAGACTACATTTGACCTTCTTGACATCTGTGACCTTGAGTGGAGAAATTTAATGATGGGGAAAAATATAGAGAGTATACAAATTAAGTGTGGTAGTATGAGGCACATTGGGGGAGATTTGTGTGAAGTTGATCTCTCTAGCCCTATCAGAGTGTGTACTCTATTCTcaggattttattaaatgtttcatACATCAACTGATTTTTTTTGTGAGTGGTCAGGATTGAAAGTATGGAAAGAAAACCCTATCAACAGTTATTTTTCATACTTTTAAACAAAAGAATCTTCTAATTATCTACCTACCTTTTCTTTGctcaaatgttttattttgatattgtgcCAAGATCCATTTTTTGTAGTACATCAAAAATATTCCTCTCGTTAAAACCCAAGACTTTTTGTCTGTTTCATATATGTTGCCCATTCTCTTGACAATAATAGATTAAGAGTCATAAAGATGAAAAtcattttgacaaaatttaattttccaTTAATTGATGAATTTCACAACTTTTGCAGTATTTTAAATAAGctatctgttaataatgttcTGATTCTTTTATGCATTTTAGAGGACATAATGTTCCTCTCTTCTCTGACTCCCTGTCATATTTTGTACACGACTCTGACATCCCGATGGTATTTTGTACACCACTCTGACATCCAGGTTGCATTTTGTACACCTCTCTGACATCCAGGTTGCATTTTGTACACCACTCTGACACTTGGTTGTATTTGTACACCACTCTGACATCCAGGTTGCATTTTGTACACCACTCTGACATCCAGGTTGCATTTTGTACACCACTATGACAACTGATCATATTTGTACACCACTCTGACACTTGGTTGTATTTTGTACACCACTCTGACACCTGATCGTATTTGTACACCACTCTGACACTTGGTTGTATTTGTACACCAATCTGACACCTGGTTGTATTTTGTACACCACTCTGACACTTGGTTGTATTTGTACACCACTCTGACACCTGATCGTATTTGTACACCACTCTGACACTTGGTTGTATTTGTACACCACTCTCACACCTGGTTGTATTTTGTACACCACTCTGACACTTGGTTGTATTTTGTACACCACTCTCACACCTGGTTGTATTTTGTACACCACTCTGACACTTGGTTGTATTTGTACACCACTCTGACACTTGGTTGTATTTTGTACACCACTCTGACACTTGGTTGTATTTGTACACCACTCTGACACTTGGTTGTATTTTGTACACCTCTCTGACACTTGGTTGTATTTGTACACCACTCTGACACTTGGTTGTATTTTGTACACCACTCTGACACTTGATTGTATTTTGTACACCACTCTGACACCTGGTCGTATTTTGTACACCACTCTGCCACCTGATCGTATATCTACTCGATTGACATGAATAGTACTGTTCAGTACTAAGGTGTATATGTTCCAGCTGGTTCTGTTATTatacaattttgtttatttccagaAAACCTTTAAGATTTGTTGATGATTTACagttttttatttgatatatgtaataaatcaAAATCTAGTTTGTAGTGACTTTACTTTATCTGGTAAAGTGAATAACTCTGTTGTCCTCAAAGTTTTGAAAGATTGGGATTTCTTTTGAATTtcttacataattatatgtaaaatgttttaaagcGTGAATCTTAGTATTACCATTATTTTTCTACCCAGGTGCCCAAGGGAAATAACCCTGGCAGCACCTTAGACTGCATCAGTCTAAGCTTAGAGGTTAAGAGTCAAGCTTGAAATGAGCAGATATCAAGCATCATTGTGTCAATGTGGGTAAATTGGAAGATGAAGTCTGATTTGGATGTAAATATGGAAGTATTGTAGATCTGTGGGTGGTAAatattgtacctgtatatcagatgtatgCTTAAACATCTTCATTTGCAGCTAAAGTCAATATATactaatatttacatatcttaCCATAATTCAATGTGTATAGTGTGCATAATACAGGACATTGTAAAGTCAATACAAAGCCATGATTCTGTGTGTATGGTGTACATTATCATATGCAGGGCCCTTTTAGgtcaataaaaacacaattttgTGTGTATGATGTCCATATCTAGGGCCCTTTTCGGTATAAAATCACAATTCTGTGTGGTGTCCATGTCCATATCTAGGGccttttttaatataaaaccaCAATTTTGTGTGACTGGTGTAGtaagtgtacatacatgtatgtagggtGTATACATATAAGTAATAGAGTGCCTCCCTCCAAGTATTAACATAAAGAGAGTGTGACCAGATGTCAGTCATCTTGTCACTTGTGACCAGTTATACTGACCAGATGTCAATCATCTTGTCACTTGTGACCAGATATACTGACTAGATATCGATCATCTTGTCACTTGTGACTAGTTATACTGACCAGATGTCAATCATCTTGTCACTTGTGACCAGATATGCTGACTAGATATCGATCATCTTGTCACTTGTGACCAGTTATACTGACTAGATGTCAATCATCTTGTCACTTGTGACCAGTTATACTGACTAGATGTCAATCATCTTGTCACTTGTGATAAGTTATACTGACTAGATGTCAATCATCTTGTCACTTGTGACCAGTTATACTGACTAGATGTCGATCATCTTGTCACTTGTGATAAGTTATACTGACTAGATGTCAATCATCTTGTCACTTGTGACCAGTTATACTGACTAGATGTCAATCATCTTGTCACTTGTGACCAGTTATACTGACTAGATGTCGATCATCTTGTCACTTCTGACCTTTTATACTGACTAGATGTCGATCATCTTGTCACTTGTGATAAGTTATACTGACTAGATGTCAATCATCTTGTCACTTGTGACCAGTTATACTGACTAGATATCGATCATCTTGTCACATGTGACCGGCTATACTGACTAGATGTTGATCATCTTGTCACTTGTGACCGGTTATACTGACTAGATGTTGATCATCTTGTCACTTGTGACCAGCTATACTGACTAGATGTCGATCATCTTGTCACATTGTGACCGGTTATACTGACTAGATGTTGATCATCTTGTCACTTGTGACTTTACTGATACTGATAGTATATACACTTGTAATTGTAGAACTCAAACAAACATTGTTCTTACTTAGACAAAGCCATTTCGTTGATTGATGGACACATGGACATCCAACCCATTGTCCTTATGATACAGATTAAGTCCCTGTGACCATGGATCACTGTAAATGTTCTTATTTTGGCATGCTCAAATTTTAGCACAAAAGTTCATTAAAATAGATAATTGAATGATGAATTAGCCCTCTGACAATTAATGCTTGCCGTATAAAACATTATAGAAAAAGTGCCATTAGCAGAATCATAATTTTGCAAAATTCTTCTGGCgcaaaaaatctaaaataagattacaactaaaatactgtaaacgtagTTAATTTCGCAATTTTGATATGTCAAGTATACGCATTGGAGCACTTTTTGCGATTGACCCACCTTCTTTTGTAGTTCGAGAATTcgtaaacaaaataatatgtgggggggggaggggggggggggggatgttcGCGATCAAAAGTATGGTAAACTATCTTGTAGTTGTTACTTCCTTGGTTTAAGGAGATTTTATTTTAGCTTCATTGGGATCATTAGCGATCAAAAGTATGGTAAACTATCTTGTAGTTGTTACTTCCTTGGTTTAAGGAGATTTTATTTTAGCTTCATTGGGAAAGGAGACTAGCTTACTCTTCATATTAAGGCCgagcataaaaaaaaaaaaaacgtaactTAACAAGAAGAAACAACATGTTTGTACAAGGTACTTGAAGTATTTTACCTAGAAACTGAAAATTATGCAAAAATTGTAATTTCTAATTTCCAATTTAATTCAACTTGAACTATATTTTACCAGATGTTTATGTGatcttttttttctatgtgTATAAAATGTTGTCCTTAAACTTGCTACAATATTTAAGATATCATGCGTATTTGTCAGATTTACCTGGTGAACAGGAATATACATTCTGCTCATCCCTTGACCTGAGGGGTTTGCTCTTACATTGTAATTGGAACTGTAATCAAATTactgaaatatgtttattgatatcattttaaatagaaatatatggaatattttattaattgtaaatttttaaccttttttgttaatttataaACTCAATGCTTATTTCATATTAGCTTTTAAAATGTTCTAATGAACTGTTGCTAGTGATGGATATTAACTAGTATTTATACCAGCTGGATGATAACttattttaatacaaaataaactcACACAATTATAATTAGGGACTATGAAATGGTTGACTCAGATTCAAAGAGACAGATTTTAGTAAAAGAATTTGcataattttgttttccttaCTCAATAAAAAGAAGAAACATTTTCGAAAAAAGTTGGATGTGAATTGGAGATTTTTCCAATTGAGTAACCAACAAGATGTTCCCAAAGTTAGCAAATGTGTCTAAAACGAGGTGTGATAGAGGTTTCTAAAGACCAGTTTAAAATCTGGCagtaaataaagtaaaaaaacaCCAGCCATGTTAGGCCCAGGTACATCCAATGTACTTTTACGATGAAACCGAACTTAAACATATTTTCGTTTTATTCCTGCTGTATATGTGCAtccaaaacattttttattgatatatctgtatataagcATTATTTACAAGTCTGTGATAATCGTGATTTAATGTCTAAACATTAATGTTTAATGTTGTTTTCTATCATGTCGTATTCGTATTCATACATCTATTTGAAATGACAATttttactttgtttttaaatcaaaatctgaCTTTTGAGAAATATTTGGAAATTTACCAATATGTGTTTTATACCCTGACTAGATCAAGTCATCGTTGAATACCACGGTggaaggggccgcggtggccaagtggttaaggtctcccggcactttatcactagccctccacctctgggttgcaagttcgaaacctacgtagggcagttgccaggtactgactgtaggctggtggtttctctccgggtactccggctttcctccacctccaaaacctggcacgtccttaaatgaccctggctgttaataggacgttaaacaaaaacaaacaaacaagcccACGGTTGATTACACTACGCTACGCTTCACTTACAGCCCTGATGAGTGTAGTGTAGTACACATTTACCATGAGTATCCGACATTGAGATAAAGTATGTGCTAGAAGCAGTTATTATTATTGTACATCTCCACAGTTTTAGTTAGTGACttcatcattttaaaaatgaatacaGATATATGTTGTTGATTAGGCTTTTAATGTATGGTGGCTATTGGCAAcgtactgttgtttttttttattttatattttcatacgTTTCAAATCTGGCCccaatttcatcaatatttcaaacattacaGAATTAAAGGAAATATATTCTTGAGTTCTTTTTTTAACTCTGATTTTGCTTTCCTTTGGAAAAGTTGTAATTAATTCTACttgaatatttttgttcatttaagGAACCCCGAATATAAGGAGCATTGATGAATTGATGGATAGTTGATGAATGTAAGAATATTGATAAATACATGAGGAATTTAAGGAATCAATGAATATAAATAGTATGGATAGATATAAAGAATGTGGATAAATATAAAGAATTTGGATAAATATCAGGAATGTGGATAAATATAAGGAAATTTGATGACTATCAGGAACattgataaagaaatataagGAATGTGGATGAAAATAAGAAACTTTGATAAATATAAGGAATGTGGATGAAAATAAGAAACTTTGATAAATTTAAGGAACATCAATAAATATGAGGAACGTTGATGAATTTAAGGGATGTAGGTGATACATAATgattatcataaatattatttaacCAAATTGATATGGACTGTTCCAAATTTTTAACCACCTAAGATTATATAACCGAATTGATATGGACTGTTTTCTAATTTTTAACCACCTAAGATTATATAACCGAATTGATATGGACTGTCTTCTAATTTTTAACCACCTAAGATTATATAACCGAATTGATATGGACTGTCTTCTAATTTTTAACCACCTAAGATTATTTAACCGAATTGATATGGACTGTCTTCTAATTTTTAACCACCTAAGATTATTTAACCGAATTGATATGGACTGTCTTCTTATTTTTAACCACCTAAGATTATTTAACCGAATTGATATGGACTGTTTTCTAATTTTTAACCACCTAAgattatttaatttaattgatatgGACTGTTTTCTAATTTTTAACCACCTAAGATTGATAAATTGATATGGACACTCTT
Proteins encoded in this region:
- the LOC117317612 gene encoding 2',3'-cyclic-nucleotide 3'-phosphodiesterase-like codes for the protein MGNCCGKRKDYKHVKTDENEIADLENLENSQAVTVGTQQRLEFVIEEERSEDPLHVEPPALLKTEHVSDPEDTMDFPFFRDQKTINHIQKCQTMFIMRGPPGSGKSSLVRQMESIYKLPVVCSADNYFMNEDGQYKFNASHLPYAHKDCQEKAKAACSRGNKVVVIDNTNIKRWEMKPYIDTAKANQYVVIIVEPRTKWRFDAEELAKRNSHGVKADDIRKKISGYQENAPYYFGWFLTVSDSVQLKDIAKDCVIESVKSYPEIRDKMFPNIESLADLTEEMVYQYFSLQNEETPCLLHCTAKFIGNPKNPVPRRAEYLQRDDVKAACGKVFELTITGITITPRTIGAKVILTTAQCKLFDKPEEEERDKFLASSTNRLNSLGQETATSTLERGRSAHITIAAADGVKNVQTTFDLLDICDLEWRNLMMGKNIESIQIKCGSMRHIGGDLCEVDLSSPIRVCTLFSGFY